AAAGGCTATAGAAGAGTTAGATTACAAACCTTCGAGGACTGCTAGGGATTTAGCTAATAAAAGAAGTTTATTAAACATAGGAGTAGTAATCAGTGAAAGAATTGAAAGAATCTTAAATACAAAAGATCTTTTTGGGATTAGAGAATTTTATACAACAGTATTAACAGGAATAGAATCGTATATAAAAGAGAACAAATACACTTTGGATTTAAGAATGTTTAGTAATTGTGATGATGATTTTATTAAAAGCATAGATGGGCTATTAATAATAGGAGGAGATCAGTTACCAGAATGTATAAAAAACGCTGAAATCCCTAAAGTGTTAGTAGATAATTATATCCCAAGTTTAAAAGTTGATTCTGTTATATCAAACGGTTTTGATGGTGCTTATTATGTTATAAAAAAGATGATAGAAAGAAATTATAAAAGAGTAGTACATATACATGGGCCATTAGATTTTTACAGTTTTAGAAATAGATACGAAGGTTATACTGCTGCAATGTCTGAAAAAGGATTATTACCTCAAACATTTGAATGCGATGAAACACGAAATGGGATTTGTTATGCCTTGAATTTAGCTTTATCAAAAAATCCAGAAGTAATTTTTGCTTCAAATGACGTCATAGCTTTAATAATTCTTGATGAATTGAAAAAAATGAAAATTAATGTTCCAGATGATATTCAATTGATAGGTTTCGATGACATAATATCTTCTTCTATTTCTGAACCAAAATTATCTACCTTGGAAGTGTTCAAATATGAAATGGGAAATATTGCAGTAAGTAGATTAATAGATCTTATTAACGGTAAAAATCCTCACCCTGCAGTTATATCTCTTTTTACTACTTTTGTAGAAAGAGAGAGTACGCTTAAAAAATAAAGCTTTAGAAGCCAACCTGCGTTTTAAAGGAATTCTAAACTGAAGCTTTTATAAAAATAAGGGAGGTTAGATGGTATGAAAAAGTTATCAGTATTATTGTTAATAGTTTTAATATCAACATTTGCTTTATCTCAAACAAAACTTGTATTTTGGACAGCAC
This genomic window from Petrotoga sp. 9PW.55.5.1 contains:
- a CDS encoding LacI family DNA-binding transcriptional regulator; amino-acid sequence: MSTIDDVAKLAGVSIATVSRVLNGKNGISDKTREAVQKAIEELDYKPSRTARDLANKRSLLNIGVVISERIERILNTKDLFGIREFYTTVLTGIESYIKENKYTLDLRMFSNCDDDFIKSIDGLLIIGGDQLPECIKNAEIPKVLVDNYIPSLKVDSVISNGFDGAYYVIKKMIERNYKRVVHIHGPLDFYSFRNRYEGYTAAMSEKGLLPQTFECDETRNGICYALNLALSKNPEVIFASNDVIALIILDELKKMKINVPDDIQLIGFDDIISSSISEPKLSTLEVFKYEMGNIAVSRLIDLINGKNPHPAVISLFTTFVERESTLKK